One part of the Microbacterium aurugineum genome encodes these proteins:
- a CDS encoding pilus assembly protein CpaE, with product MITRELAVALREAGLVWHPAEGDRFQLDLPDEVELEAEADVFTVSEMTIEARQTPSGTDLAFNGTTEWALDAVTLADAVWLPREDQLRELLRGTFRALVRLDDAFRVDIEIADAALSFEHPDPAEAYGRALLALISRSH from the coding sequence ATGATCACACGCGAGCTCGCCGTCGCCCTGCGAGAGGCCGGGCTCGTCTGGCATCCCGCCGAGGGCGACCGCTTCCAGCTCGATCTGCCGGACGAGGTCGAACTCGAGGCCGAGGCCGACGTCTTCACGGTCAGCGAGATGACGATCGAGGCCCGACAGACGCCGAGTGGCACGGATCTGGCGTTCAACGGCACGACGGAGTGGGCGCTCGATGCGGTCACGCTGGCGGACGCCGTGTGGCTGCCGAGGGAGGACCAGCTGCGCGAGCTGCTGCGTGGCACGTTCCGCGCGCTGGTGCGCCTCGACGACGCTTTCCGCGTCGACATCGAGATCGCCGACGCCGCGCTCTCGTTCGAGCATCCGGATCCGGCCGAGGCGTACGGGCGCGCACTACTCGCGTTGATCTCGCGCTCGCACTGA
- a CDS encoding IclR family transcriptional regulator has translation MIQAIDRAAKILELLQGARHLGITDLAAALSLPPSTVHGIVKSLRAHGLVAKERGGQRYMLGPTLLRLSNVYLDTLDVRARAMRWTQELARRTNLSVRLGAPHFTDVLVIHHNLRPDDSQQMLETGVAIPAHASAMGKVLLAYDQGFQQSVFEQPLRSLTGDTITDVARLTLELPSIAERGTAGEFDEAVLGESSLAAPVADASNDIVAAVAVVLPTSQTPASDAILNALRETARNISRELGATTWPPRVAPADD, from the coding sequence GTGATCCAGGCGATCGACCGCGCGGCGAAGATCCTCGAACTGCTCCAAGGGGCACGCCATCTCGGCATCACCGACCTCGCTGCAGCGCTCAGCCTGCCGCCGTCGACCGTGCACGGGATCGTCAAGTCGTTACGCGCGCACGGGCTCGTCGCGAAGGAGCGCGGGGGCCAGCGCTACATGCTCGGGCCGACGCTCCTGCGCCTGAGCAACGTGTACCTCGACACCCTGGATGTGCGCGCGCGGGCGATGCGCTGGACGCAGGAACTCGCACGGCGCACGAACCTCTCGGTGCGGCTGGGGGCCCCGCACTTCACCGATGTGCTCGTGATCCACCACAACCTGCGCCCCGACGACAGCCAGCAGATGCTGGAGACCGGGGTCGCGATCCCCGCGCACGCCTCGGCGATGGGCAAGGTGCTGCTCGCCTACGACCAGGGCTTCCAGCAGAGCGTCTTCGAACAGCCACTGCGCAGCCTCACCGGCGACACGATCACCGATGTCGCACGGTTGACCCTGGAGCTGCCGTCGATCGCCGAGCGCGGGACCGCCGGTGAGTTCGACGAAGCCGTGCTCGGGGAATCCTCGCTCGCCGCACCGGTCGCCGATGCCTCGAACGACATCGTCGCGGCCGTCGCCGTGGTGCTGCCCACCTCGCAGACCCCGGCCTCGGACGCGATCCTCAACGCCCTCCGCGAGACGGCCCGCAACATCTCACGCGAACTCGGTGCCACCACCTGGCCGCCGCGCGTCGCACCCGCCGACGACTGA
- the paaA gene encoding 1,2-phenylacetyl-CoA epoxidase subunit PaaA — protein MTSPADLSLVGDLSDEERLFDELIANEQRIEPRDWMPDAYRKTLVRQISQHAHSEIIGMQPEGNWITRAPSLKRKAILMAKVQDEAGHGLYLYSAAQTLGTTRDEMMDQLISGKAKYSSIFNYPTPTWADMGAIGWLVDGAAICNQVPLCRASYGPYGRAMVRVCKEESFHQRQGFEILLTLMQGSEEQREMAQDAVNRWYWPSLAMFGPPDDQSPNSAQSMKWKIKRFSNDELRQRFVGMLVPQAEILGVTLPDPDLRFDEESGQYVIGEIDWDEFFEVVRGNGPCNAERLERRRTAHEEGAWVREAAAEYARKQSLKTKAVA, from the coding sequence ATGACCAGTCCCGCAGACCTGTCCCTGGTGGGCGACCTCTCCGATGAGGAGCGTCTCTTCGACGAACTCATCGCGAACGAACAGCGCATCGAACCGCGCGACTGGATGCCGGATGCCTACCGCAAGACCCTCGTCCGTCAGATCTCGCAGCACGCGCACTCCGAGATCATCGGCATGCAGCCCGAGGGCAACTGGATCACCCGCGCCCCGAGTCTGAAGCGCAAGGCGATCCTGATGGCGAAGGTCCAGGACGAAGCCGGCCACGGTCTCTACCTGTACTCCGCCGCCCAGACCCTGGGTACCACCCGCGACGAGATGATGGATCAGCTCATCAGCGGCAAGGCCAAGTACTCCTCGATCTTCAACTACCCCACTCCGACCTGGGCCGACATGGGCGCGATCGGCTGGCTGGTCGACGGTGCCGCGATCTGCAACCAGGTGCCGCTGTGCCGCGCATCCTACGGCCCCTACGGCCGTGCGATGGTGCGCGTGTGCAAGGAGGAGTCCTTCCACCAGCGGCAGGGCTTCGAGATCCTGCTCACCCTGATGCAGGGGTCCGAGGAGCAGCGCGAGATGGCCCAGGACGCCGTGAACCGGTGGTACTGGCCGAGTCTCGCGATGTTCGGACCGCCCGACGACCAGTCCCCCAACTCGGCCCAGTCGATGAAGTGGAAGATCAAGCGGTTCTCGAACGACGAGCTGCGCCAGCGCTTCGTCGGAATGCTCGTGCCTCAGGCCGAGATCCTCGGAGTGACTCTGCCCGATCCTGACCTGCGCTTCGACGAGGAGAGCGGCCAGTACGTGATCGGCGAGATCGACTGGGACGAGTTCTTCGAGGTCGTGCGCGGCAACGGCCCGTGCAATGCCGAGCGCCTCGAACGCCGACGCACGGCACACGAAGAGGGCGCATGGGTCCGTGAGGCCGCGGCGGAGTACGCACGCAAGCAGTCCCTGAAGACCAAGGCGGTGGCATGA
- the paaB gene encoding 1,2-phenylacetyl-CoA epoxidase subunit PaaB gives MATPGADEREPWPLWEVFVRANRGLSHVHVGSLHAPDAEMAIRNARDLYTRRGEGVSIWVAPAEAITTSDPDAKGAYFESPAGKNYRHAVYYTASEGVPHL, from the coding sequence ATGGCGACGCCGGGAGCGGACGAGCGGGAGCCGTGGCCGCTGTGGGAGGTGTTCGTCCGCGCGAACCGCGGGCTGAGCCACGTGCACGTCGGATCGCTCCATGCGCCGGATGCCGAGATGGCGATCCGCAACGCGCGCGACCTGTACACGCGCCGCGGTGAGGGCGTCTCGATCTGGGTCGCACCGGCGGAGGCGATCACCACGAGCGACCCCGACGCCAAGGGCGCCTACTTCGAGAGCCCGGCCGGCAAGAACTACCGGCACGCCGTGTACTACACGGCTTCAGAGGGAGTGCCGCACCTGTGA
- a CDS encoding RecQ family ATP-dependent DNA helicase has protein sequence MTSSVSADTREPALAALRELVGRPDADFHDGQYEAIEALVEARRRALVVQRTGWGKSAVYFVATLLLRRQGAGPTVLVSPLLALMRDQIAAAERAGVRAVAINSTNAHEWTDVLAQLDRDEVDVLLVSPERLNNPAFREQQLPALVRRIGMLVVDEAHCISDWGHDFRPDYRRLRDLIAQMPADVPVLATTATANSRVVADVAEQLGALQPSGEAAAEPVLTIRGPLARTSLRLGVLRLRDSTSRLAWLLSHLDDLPGSGIIYTLTVAAAVDTARLLRDHGHDVRAYTGQTDTEERAESEGLLKRNEVKALVATSALGMGFDKPDLGFVLHLGAPSSPVAYYQQVGRAGRASESADVLLLPGVEDRDIWHYFATASMPDRERAERVIGALGDTPISTPALEAMVDIRRTPLELLLKVLDVDGAVRRVQGGWVSTGEPWSYDAERYERIAAERLAEQQHMIEYEQTDGCRMEFLQRALDDDTAAPCGRCDNCAGGWFPKEVGESASSQAAESLDRVGVPIEPRRAWPTGADRLEVPVKGRIPADEQASEGRALARLTDLGWGGALREIFAAGAPDTEVTPQLLQACIRVLAGWEWAERPVAVVALPSRSHPVMVDSLARGLAEVGRLPYLGALEPLGGGPSGGPGGNSVFRLAGLWDRLSAQHLEVPSGPVLLVDDLVDSRWTMTVAARVLRQAGATEVLPFALALRG, from the coding sequence ATGACCTCCTCCGTCTCCGCCGACACCCGCGAGCCCGCACTCGCCGCCCTGCGCGAACTGGTCGGCCGCCCCGACGCCGATTTCCACGACGGCCAGTACGAGGCGATCGAGGCCTTGGTCGAGGCGCGCCGCCGGGCGCTCGTGGTCCAGCGCACGGGGTGGGGGAAGTCGGCGGTGTACTTCGTCGCGACGCTTCTGCTGCGCAGGCAGGGGGCCGGACCGACGGTGCTCGTCTCGCCGCTGCTGGCACTCATGCGCGACCAGATCGCCGCCGCCGAACGGGCCGGCGTCCGGGCCGTCGCGATCAACTCCACGAACGCCCATGAGTGGACCGACGTGCTCGCGCAGCTCGACCGCGACGAGGTCGACGTGCTGCTTGTCTCACCCGAGCGGCTCAACAATCCCGCGTTCCGCGAGCAGCAGCTCCCCGCGCTGGTGCGTCGCATCGGCATGCTCGTGGTCGACGAGGCGCACTGCATCAGCGACTGGGGGCACGACTTCCGTCCCGACTACCGACGCCTGCGTGACCTCATCGCGCAGATGCCCGCCGACGTGCCGGTGCTCGCGACCACCGCCACGGCGAACAGCCGCGTCGTCGCCGACGTCGCCGAGCAGCTCGGCGCCCTCCAGCCCTCGGGTGAAGCGGCCGCCGAACCGGTGCTCACGATCCGCGGACCGCTCGCGCGCACATCGCTGCGGTTGGGTGTGCTGCGCCTGCGCGACTCGACGAGCCGCCTCGCCTGGCTGCTGAGCCACCTCGATGACCTCCCCGGCTCCGGCATCATCTACACGCTGACCGTCGCGGCCGCCGTCGACACCGCCCGCCTGCTGCGCGACCACGGTCACGACGTGCGCGCCTACACCGGGCAGACCGACACCGAGGAACGCGCCGAATCCGAAGGCCTGCTCAAGCGCAACGAGGTCAAAGCGCTGGTGGCCACGAGTGCCCTGGGGATGGGGTTCGACAAACCCGATCTGGGTTTCGTGCTGCACCTCGGTGCTCCGTCGTCACCCGTGGCGTACTACCAGCAGGTCGGCCGTGCCGGTCGTGCGAGCGAGAGCGCCGACGTGCTGCTGCTGCCCGGCGTCGAAGACCGCGACATCTGGCACTACTTCGCGACGGCGTCGATGCCCGACCGTGAGCGCGCGGAGCGGGTCATCGGCGCCCTCGGTGACACACCGATCTCGACACCGGCGCTCGAGGCGATGGTCGACATCCGCCGCACGCCTCTCGAACTGCTGCTCAAGGTGCTCGATGTCGACGGAGCGGTCCGGCGCGTGCAGGGCGGGTGGGTGTCCACCGGCGAACCATGGAGCTATGACGCGGAGCGCTACGAACGGATCGCCGCCGAGCGTCTCGCCGAGCAGCAGCACATGATCGAGTACGAGCAGACCGACGGGTGCCGCATGGAGTTCCTGCAGCGGGCGCTGGACGATGACACGGCTGCGCCCTGCGGGCGGTGCGACAACTGTGCAGGCGGATGGTTCCCGAAGGAGGTCGGGGAGTCCGCGAGCTCGCAGGCCGCGGAGTCCCTCGACCGGGTGGGTGTCCCGATCGAGCCCCGTCGTGCCTGGCCGACCGGCGCCGACCGGCTCGAGGTGCCGGTCAAGGGGAGGATCCCCGCCGACGAGCAGGCGAGCGAGGGGCGGGCGCTGGCGCGCCTCACCGATCTGGGTTGGGGAGGGGCTCTGCGCGAGATCTTCGCCGCGGGCGCCCCCGACACCGAGGTCACTCCTCAACTGCTCCAGGCGTGCATCCGCGTGCTCGCGGGGTGGGAGTGGGCCGAGCGGCCGGTCGCCGTCGTCGCTCTGCCGTCGCGCTCGCACCCCGTGATGGTCGATTCGCTCGCCCGCGGTCTCGCCGAGGTCGGGCGCCTGCCGTACCTCGGCGCGCTCGAGCCCCTCGGCGGCGGTCCCTCCGGCGGACCGGGCGGGAACAGCGTCTTCCGTCTCGCCGGACTCTGGGATCGCTTGAGCGCTCAGCACCTCGAGGTGCCGTCGGGGCCCGTGCTGCTCGTGGATGATCTGGTGGACAGCCGGTGGACGATGACGGTCGCGGCCCGCGTGCTCCGACAGGCCGGGGCGACCGAGGTTCTGCCCTTCGCGCTGGCGCTGCGCGGATGA